In the genome of Streptomyces sp. NBC_00190, one region contains:
- a CDS encoding M55 family metallopeptidase: MKILISADMEGATGVTWPADVLPGTPQWERCRSMFTSDVNAAVLGFYDGGADQVLINEAHWTMRNLLLERLDARAEMLTGRHKSLSMVEGVQRGDVDGIAFVGYHMGAGSEGVLAHTYLANSITGVWLNGIRASEGLLNAHVVAEYGVPVILVTGDDLTCVDAAGYAPDAVTVAVKDHVSRYAAVCRTPARTAADIRAAAKEATGLAGRRVPVPGGGPYTVELEFDAEHLTMAATVVPGAERCGERRISYTSETMYEGIRTFKAVTTVVSAAVEEQYG; encoded by the coding sequence ATGAAGATCCTCATCTCCGCCGACATGGAAGGCGCCACCGGGGTCACCTGGCCTGCGGACGTGCTGCCCGGGACGCCGCAGTGGGAGCGCTGCCGGTCGATGTTCACCTCCGACGTCAACGCGGCCGTCCTCGGCTTCTACGACGGAGGCGCGGACCAGGTCCTCATCAACGAGGCCCACTGGACCATGCGCAATCTGCTGCTGGAGCGCCTCGACGCCCGCGCCGAGATGCTCACCGGCCGCCACAAGTCGCTCTCCATGGTCGAGGGCGTCCAGCGGGGAGACGTCGACGGGATCGCCTTCGTCGGCTACCACATGGGAGCGGGCTCCGAAGGGGTCCTCGCCCACACCTACCTCGCCAACTCCATCACCGGCGTCTGGCTCAACGGGATCCGCGCGAGCGAGGGGCTGCTCAACGCCCACGTCGTCGCCGAGTATGGAGTCCCGGTCATCCTGGTCACCGGCGACGACCTGACCTGTGTCGACGCCGCCGGCTACGCCCCGGACGCGGTGACCGTCGCGGTGAAGGACCACGTCTCGCGCTACGCCGCCGTGTGCCGGACCCCCGCCCGCACCGCCGCCGACATCCGCGCCGCGGCCAAGGAGGCCACGGGCCTCGCCGGCCGGCGCGTTCCTGTACCCGGCGGCGGTCCGTACACCGTGGAGCTGGAGTTCGACGCCGAGCACCTGACGATGGCCGCCACCGTCGTCCCGGGTGCGGAGCGGTGCGGCGAGCGCAGGATTTCGTACACGAGCGAGACGATGTACGAGGGGATCCGGACCTTCAAGGCGGTCACGACGGTCGTCTCGGCAGCCGTGGAGGAGCAGTATGGCTGA
- a CDS encoding S9 family peptidase: MEVVPTRPYGSWPSPIDAELAASLDGRPEYVGTVGPEVWWTEPRPQEGGRRALVRRPADGAPTVTALPAPWNVRSRVTEYGGRPWAGAERAEDGPLLVFVHFADQRLYAFEPDAPDGGPRPLTPVSGVGGGLRWADPVLRGGEVWCVLEEFTGPAPTDVRRVLAAVPLDGSAAQDRSAVRELTDDRYRFSTGPRLSPDGRSAAWLVWDHPRMPWDGTELRLAEVTADGTLSGPRTVLGGPDEAIAQVEWTADGTLLAVSDRGGWWNPYRVDPGTGWAVNLCPREEEFGGPLWKPGLSWLAPLPDGLVAVLHGQGSSVLGILDPESGDLVDAAGPWTAWQPALAVSGTRVYGVAASPRSAYEVVELDTATGHARVIGAHGADRVAPAYYPEPQSRTFLGPDDREIHAHVYPPHHPAVRAPADELPPYVVWAHGGPTDHVPPVLDLHIAYFTSRGIGVVEVNYGGSTGYGRAYRERLREQWGVVDVEDCAAVARALAAEGTADPARLAIRGGSAGGWTAAASLAATDLYACAAIIYPVLDLLGFAEETHDLESRYIDSLAGPPQTLAVRCRERSPVARADRITAPFALLQGLDDPICPPAQAERFLAAMQGRQVPHAYVTFEGEGHGFRRADTMIRALEAELSLYAQVFGIERTDVPRLELWL, encoded by the coding sequence ATGGAGGTCGTGCCGACCCGGCCCTACGGGAGCTGGCCCTCTCCCATCGACGCGGAGCTCGCCGCCTCGCTCGACGGCCGGCCCGAGTACGTGGGCACGGTCGGCCCCGAGGTGTGGTGGACCGAGCCCCGGCCGCAGGAGGGCGGCCGCCGGGCCCTGGTGCGCCGCCCCGCGGACGGCGCACCCACGGTCACGGCGCTGCCCGCGCCGTGGAACGTGCGCAGCCGGGTCACCGAGTACGGCGGCCGCCCCTGGGCCGGAGCCGAACGGGCCGAGGACGGGCCGCTGCTCGTCTTCGTCCACTTCGCCGACCAGCGGCTCTACGCCTTCGAGCCGGACGCGCCCGACGGCGGACCGCGGCCCCTCACCCCCGTCTCCGGTGTCGGCGGCGGACTGCGCTGGGCCGACCCGGTGCTGCGCGGCGGCGAAGTCTGGTGCGTGCTGGAGGAGTTCACCGGTCCCGCCCCGACCGACGTACGCCGGGTGCTGGCCGCCGTACCGCTGGACGGGTCGGCGGCACAAGACCGGTCGGCGGTGCGGGAGCTGACCGACGACCGGTACCGGTTCAGCACCGGGCCCCGGCTCTCCCCCGACGGGCGCAGCGCGGCCTGGCTGGTGTGGGACCACCCCCGGATGCCCTGGGACGGCACCGAGCTGCGGCTCGCCGAGGTCACCGCGGACGGGACCCTCTCCGGGCCCCGAACCGTGCTCGGCGGCCCCGACGAGGCCATCGCCCAGGTCGAGTGGACGGCCGACGGGACCCTCCTCGCGGTGAGCGACCGCGGCGGCTGGTGGAACCCGTACCGCGTGGACCCGGGGACGGGCTGGGCGGTCAACCTGTGCCCCCGGGAAGAGGAGTTCGGCGGCCCGCTGTGGAAGCCCGGGCTCTCCTGGCTCGCCCCGCTCCCCGACGGGCTCGTCGCCGTCCTGCACGGGCAGGGCTCCTCGGTGCTCGGCATCCTCGACCCCGAGAGCGGGGACCTGGTGGACGCGGCCGGCCCGTGGACGGCCTGGCAGCCGGCCCTCGCCGTCAGCGGCACCCGCGTCTACGGGGTCGCCGCGAGCCCGCGCAGCGCGTACGAGGTGGTGGAGCTGGACACGGCCACCGGGCACGCCCGGGTGATCGGCGCTCACGGTGCGGACCGGGTCGCCCCGGCCTACTACCCGGAGCCGCAGAGCCGGACCTTCCTCGGGCCCGACGACCGGGAGATCCACGCGCACGTCTACCCGCCGCACCACCCCGCGGTGCGCGCCCCGGCCGACGAACTGCCCCCGTACGTGGTGTGGGCGCACGGCGGACCCACCGACCACGTCCCGCCCGTACTCGACCTGCACATCGCCTACTTCACCTCGCGCGGCATCGGCGTGGTCGAGGTGAACTACGGCGGCTCCACCGGCTACGGCCGTGCCTACCGGGAGCGGCTGCGCGAGCAGTGGGGCGTGGTCGACGTCGAGGACTGCGCGGCGGTGGCGCGGGCGCTGGCCGCCGAGGGCACCGCCGACCCGGCCCGGCTCGCCATCCGCGGCGGCAGCGCGGGCGGCTGGACGGCGGCGGCCTCGCTGGCCGCGACCGACCTGTACGCCTGCGCGGCGATCATCTACCCGGTGCTCGACCTGCTCGGCTTCGCCGAGGAGACCCACGACCTGGAGTCCCGCTACATCGACAGTCTGGCCGGACCGCCGCAGACCCTCGCCGTACGGTGCCGCGAGCGCTCGCCGGTGGCTCGCGCCGACCGGATCACGGCCCCGTTCGCCCTGCTCCAGGGGCTGGACGACCCGATCTGCCCACCGGCCCAGGCGGAGCGGTTCCTCGCCGCCATGCAGGGGCGGCAGGTACCGCACGCGTACGTGACCTTCGAGGGCGAGGGGCACGGCTTCCGGCGGGCGGACACGATGATCCGCGCGCTGGAGGCCGAACTGTCGCTGTACGCCCAGGTCTTCGGTATCGAGCGCACCGACGTCCCCCGGCTGGAACTGTGGCTCTGA
- a CDS encoding SRPBCC family protein, with translation MAQVEATTERIIAADAETVFDALADYAGTRGKLLPEHFSEYEVREGGDGEGTLVHWKLQATSKRVRDCLLEVSEPTDGQLVEKDRNSSMVTTWVVTPAGEGKSKAVVSTVWNGAGGIGGFFERTFAPKGLGRIYDTVLANLAAEVEA, from the coding sequence ATGGCGCAGGTCGAGGCCACCACGGAGCGGATCATCGCAGCCGACGCGGAGACCGTGTTCGACGCGCTGGCGGACTACGCCGGGACCCGGGGGAAGCTGCTGCCCGAGCACTTCAGCGAGTACGAGGTGCGCGAGGGCGGCGACGGCGAGGGCACCCTGGTGCACTGGAAGCTCCAGGCCACGAGCAAGCGCGTACGGGACTGCCTGCTGGAGGTCAGCGAGCCCACCGACGGCCAGCTGGTGGAGAAGGACCGCAACTCCTCCATGGTCACCACCTGGGTCGTCACCCCGGCCGGCGAGGGCAAGTCCAAGGCCGTCGTCTCCACCGTGTGGAACGGCGCCGGCGGCATCGGCGGCTTCTTCGAGCGCACCTTCGCCCCCAAGGGCCTCGGGCGCATCTACGACACCGTGCTGGCCAACCTGGCCGCCGAAGTCGAGGCCTGA
- a CDS encoding M20/M25/M40 family metallo-hydrolase, whose product MPAVTTQVPAQVQDRAPDDAVDQAALDEVVEFTSGLIRIDTTNRGGGDCRERPAAEYAAERLAAAGLEPVLLERTPGRTNVVARIEGTERGAEALLVHGHLDVVPAEAADWSVDPFSGEVRDGVVWGRGAVDMKNMDAMVLAVVRAWARAGVKPRRDIVIAFTADEEDSAVDGSGFLADRHPHLFEGCTEGISESGAFTVHPGPGQPALYPIAAGERGTAWLKLTAHGTTGHGSKPNRANAVSRLAAAVARIGAYEWPVRLTGTVVACITELAAVQGLSVDPRAPGFDLDQVLGRIGPAAALLEATVRNSANPTMLSAGYKLNVIPGQATAYVDGRMVPGGEAEFIATLDALTGPDVRWEFHHREVALEAPVDGRTYGILRESIERFDPDGHVVPFCMAGGTDAKQFSRLGITGYGFSPLKLPPGFDYWSLFHGVDERVPVDALHFGVRVLDHALRTL is encoded by the coding sequence ATGCCCGCAGTCACCACCCAGGTTCCGGCCCAGGTGCAGGACCGTGCCCCGGACGACGCCGTCGACCAGGCCGCCCTCGACGAGGTGGTCGAGTTCACCTCCGGCCTCATTCGCATCGACACCACCAACCGGGGCGGCGGCGACTGCCGTGAGCGCCCCGCCGCCGAGTACGCCGCCGAGCGGCTCGCCGCCGCCGGACTGGAGCCGGTCCTCCTGGAGCGCACCCCCGGCCGCACCAACGTCGTGGCCCGGATCGAGGGCACCGAGCGCGGCGCCGAGGCACTCCTGGTCCACGGCCATCTCGACGTGGTCCCGGCCGAGGCCGCCGACTGGAGCGTGGACCCCTTCTCGGGGGAGGTCCGGGACGGCGTGGTCTGGGGCCGCGGCGCGGTCGACATGAAGAACATGGACGCGATGGTGCTGGCCGTCGTACGGGCCTGGGCGCGGGCCGGGGTGAAGCCGCGCCGGGACATCGTGATCGCCTTCACCGCCGACGAGGAGGACAGCGCCGTCGACGGCTCCGGCTTCCTCGCCGACCGGCACCCGCACCTCTTCGAGGGCTGTACGGAGGGCATCAGCGAGTCTGGCGCCTTCACCGTGCACCCCGGCCCCGGACAGCCCGCCCTCTACCCGATCGCGGCCGGTGAACGCGGCACCGCCTGGCTGAAGCTGACGGCCCACGGCACCACCGGGCACGGCTCCAAGCCGAACAGGGCCAACGCCGTGAGCCGCCTCGCCGCAGCCGTGGCCCGGATCGGCGCGTACGAGTGGCCGGTCCGCCTCACCGGCACCGTCGTCGCCTGCATCACCGAACTCGCGGCGGTGCAGGGCCTGTCGGTCGACCCCCGGGCCCCCGGCTTCGACCTCGACCAGGTCCTCGGCCGGATCGGCCCGGCCGCCGCCCTGCTGGAGGCGACCGTACGCAACAGCGCCAACCCGACGATGCTCAGCGCCGGTTACAAGCTCAACGTGATCCCCGGCCAGGCCACCGCCTACGTGGACGGCCGGATGGTGCCGGGCGGCGAGGCCGAGTTCATCGCCACCCTCGACGCGCTCACCGGCCCGGACGTCCGCTGGGAGTTCCACCACCGCGAGGTGGCGCTCGAAGCCCCGGTGGACGGGCGGACGTACGGGATCCTGCGCGAGTCCATCGAGCGGTTCGACCCGGACGGGCACGTCGTGCCCTTCTGCATGGCGGGCGGCACCGACGCCAAGCAGTTCTCCCGTCTCGGCATCACCGGCTACGGCTTCTCCCCGCTGAAGCTGCCGCCCGGCTTCGACTACTGGTCCCTCTTCCACGGTGTGGACGAGCGGGTCCCCGTCGACGCCCTGCACTTCGGGGTCCGCGTCCTCGACCACGCGCTGCGGACTCTGTGA